Below is a window of Streptomyces genisteinicus DNA.
TCCACGACATCCCGGAGAACGCGGTCGACCTGCGCTCCCGCTCGGTGCTCACCCTGACCCGCTCCACCGTGCGCCGCTTCGGCCGCAACGGCCTGTCGGTCTGGGACCCGGGCACCCGGGTGGACGCCAACCAGTGCGAGATCCACGACAGCACCGGCGACTACCCGGCCGTCTGGGTGAGCGACGGCGCCACGGCCGTGCTGGACGCCTGCAGGATCCACGACGTGCCCGACGCGCTGTTCGTCCTCGACCGCGGTTCCCGCGCCGACGTCGTCGACAGCGACCTCTCCCAGGTCCGCAACACCGCGGTCTCGGTGAGCGACGGCGCCACCGCCCAGCTGGACGACTGCCGCATCCGGGAGGTGTCCACCGGAGCCTGGTTCCGCGACCACGGCAGCGGCGGCACCCTGGCCAACTGCACCGTCGACGGCGCCCAGACCGGGGTGATCGTCACCAAGGGGGCCGACCCCCTGATCGAGCGCTGCACCGTCAGCGGCCCGGCCGAGGCAGGCTTCTACGTGTCGGCCGAGGGCCGGGGCACGTTCCGGGGCTGCCGGGTCACCGGCAGCGGCGGATACGGCTTCCACGTGATGGACGGCTGCCGCACCACACTGAGCCGCTGCCGCACCGAGCGGTGCGCGCGCGGCGGCTACGAGTTCGGCGAGGACGACGGACCGCTGGTCGAGGAGTGCACGAGCGACGAGAGCGGCACGCTGCGCCCCGGCCCCGAGCGGGTGCCCGCCGTGCAGACCGCGCCCGTCTCCCCCGGCCTGCTCACCGCCGTCCCCGTGCAGAGCCCGGCCGCTCCGGCGCCCGCCGCGGCACCCGCACCGGCCGGGGAGCCGGCCCGCAGCCCGGACGCCGTGCTCGGTGAACTGGACGCGCTGGTCGGCCTGGACAGCGTGAAGCGCGAGGTCCGCACGCTGACGAACATGATCGAGGTGGGCCGGCGCCGGCAGGAGGCCGGACTGAAGGCGGCGTCGGTGCGGCGCCATCTCGTCTTCACCGGCTCCCCCGGCACCGGCAAGACCACGGTGGCCCGGCTGTACGGCGAGATCCTCGCCTCGCTCGGGGTGCTGGAGCGGGGCCACCTCGTGGAGGTGTCCCGGGTGGACCTGGTGGGCGAGCACATCGGCTCCACGGCCATCCGCACCCAGGAGGCGTTCGAACGCGCCCGCGGCGGGGTGCTGTTCATCGACGAGGCGTACGCCCTGTCCCCCGAGGACTCCGGCCGGGACTTCGGCAAGGAGGCGATCGACACCCTGGTGAAGCTGATGGAGGACCACCGGGACGCGGTCGTGGTCATCGTCGCCGGCTACACCGCCGAGATGGACCGCTTCCTGACCGTCAACCCCGGTGTGGCGTCGCGCTTCTCACGGACCATCACCTTCCGGGACTACGAGGCCGAGGAACTGCTGCGGATCGTCGGACAGCAGGCCGAGGAGCACGAGTACCGGCTGTCCGAGGGCACGGCGGAAGCGCTGCTGAAGTACTTCGCGGCGCTGCCCAAGGGTCCCGCGTTCGGCAACGGCCGCACCGCGCGCCAGACGTTCGAGTCGATGGTGGAGCGGCACGCGGTACGGGTCTCGGCACTGCCCGAGACCAGCACCGACGACCTCACCCTTCTCTACGCGGAGGACCTGCCCGAACTGTCCTGAGCCTCGGGCCGCACCTGCCGGGGCACCGCCCGGGCGAGCCGGGCCAGCAGCTGGGCGCGCTCCTCTGCGAACGCCGGGTCGGCCTGGTAGCCGGAGTGGCCGAGTATCGGCTCGGGGAGCGGATGGCTCGCCGAACGGCCGTAGACCACCGGGTCCTTGAGCGCGGCGCGGTCCACGTCGGGGTGGCGGCCCTCGGCCGGGATCATCAGCGGCCCGCCGATCGGGTCGGTCTGCCGCCACAGGTTGCGCCAGCAGTCGATGTCGCGGCGCAGGTCCCGCAGCGCGGCCGCCCCGAAGTACGCCGGGAACCAGCGTCCGTAGAGCCGCTCCAGCGGCGAGCCGTACGTCAGCAGCGCCACCCGGCGGCGGGTGGCGGCCGGCAGCTGCCACACGGCCGACGCCGCCAGCACGCTGCCCTGCGAGTGGCCGGAGATGACGAGCCGTCCGCCGGTGCGGGCCGTCCATGTGCAGATGCGCCAGGTGAGGTCGGGGACGGCCCGCTCGGCGTAGCAGGGCGGGGCGAACGGATGGGCGGCGCGCGGCCAGTACGTGCCGACGTCCCACAGGATGCCGATGGTGCGCCGGGCCGAGGCGTCCCGGTAGGCGCGCCGCCCCAGCGTGACGAAGAGTATGAAGCCGAACCCGACGAGCCAGGACCCGAGCGCCTGCGCGGTGTCCGCGACGGACTCCACGAAGGGGCCGGCCCCGGCGAACGCCCGCCCCGGCACCTCCCCGCTGATCCAGGCCCCGGCGACGGCGCCCGCGCCGAGCAGCAGGGTGGCGCCCGCGAGGACGCCTACGAGGACGGGGGCGTCGTCCGTGAGCCGGGCGCGCGCACGGGTGCCGGCGATGCGCCGGGTGCGCACCTCGTCCGGCCGGTCCTCGCCGTACTCGCTCTCCACGACGGGGGCGAGACGGCGCGCGGCACGCCAGGTCCGCGCCGTCAGGAAGAGCGCGGGCAGCAGCAGGAGGACCAGCAGCACGGGGATGACGGAGGCCTGCCAGCTGAGCAGTACGGGCGGGCCGGTGATGGTGGCGTGCGGGCCCATGCCGGGGGTGCCGGGGCCGTCGAGCCAGTCTCCGACCCGCTGGGCCACCCCGCCGGTCATCACCCCGCCGAGGGCGCAGGCGAGCATCGCGACGGCCGGCCCGCCGAGTCCCCGCAGGGCGGCGCGCGGATGGCGGGCCCTGCGGTGCAGCACCGCGGCGGCCACGGCGAGCGCGACGACCAGGCCGCCCTGTACGAGGGTGATCGCGCGGAAGGCCGCGGCCTCGCCGGGGAGGCCGCCCGAGGACGCCCAGGCGTCCCGCGACCAGGAGGCGTACACCGCGCCCAGCAGGAGCAGGCCCACCGCGGCGCCGGGGAGCACGCGCACGGCGACGCGGTCGGCGCGGGCGTCGGCGCGCCGCTCGCTGCGGCCCCTGCGCAGCACCACCCACACCACGGCCGAGGCGGCGAGGACCAGGGCCGCCGCCAGCAGCGCGCCGAGGACCGCGGGCAGCGTGTCCGGGGACTCCTGGTCGTGGCGGACCGCGGGGACGGTCACCGCGGCGGCCACGGTCAGGAATCCCGCCGCGGTGTGCGCGGCGCGGAGCCGGGCCACGAGCCGTCGCCCGTACCAGAACCCGGGACGGCCGAGCGCCGGCCGCACGACCTGCGGGCGCTCCGGTTCCGCCGCACCGCCGGGCGGCACGGCGTCCGGGGTGGGGGCGCACGCCTCCTCGTCGAGGTCGTCGTCGTCCGCGTCGTCGGGCGGGAAGCCCTCCTCGCCGGTCGGCGGACGCTGCGACTCGTACGCGCTCCAGGTGCGGTTGGAGAGGTACCAGAGCAGGGTGACCAGCGCGGCGGGCACCACCGCCGCCAGCGCGAGACGGCGTCCGGGCTGCGACCACCAGCCGCCCCGGTCGGCCGAGAGGAAGCCCAGCCAGGCCCGGTCCCCCGCGCATCCGGCGGAGCCCGCGCACTGCCAGGCGACCAGGTCGAGGGCGACCGCGCAGGCCGCGGCCGTGAGCAGCACGGTGAGGCTGAGCGCGATCAGCCGCACCAGCACGCCGTAGAGGCGGGTGGTGCGCCGGCTGCCGCGGGCCCGCGGGCGCATCCAGTGCGCCAGGTTGGCGACCATGAACGGCAGGAGCAGCAGCCACAGGGCCCGGGCGCCGTTGCCCGAGGTGAGGTTGGACCAGCAGTACGCCTCCGGCACGGGCCGGTCCGTGTACCGCTCGGGGTGGCGTTCGGCCTCGGCGTCGTCGGTGCGGCGGTGCACGGCCGCCTTGGTGTCGCCGGTGATCCGCACCGTGCGCGGGTCGCCGAGCATCTCCTCGGGGGTGGCTCCGCCGACGCCGTGCACGAGCAGTTCGAGGGCGGGTCCCTCGCCGTACGGTGCCTGGTGGGCAGGGTTCACGGGCGCGGCTCGCTTTCCGTTCGGCGGCGGGGAGTGGGTGCGGCGTCGTCCGTCCAGAATCCCGGACCGGGGGCCCGCGCCGCACGGCTCTCACCGAATCTCCCCGCCTCGGTGCGGCCGAAGGTTCGTGCGAGGATGGGGCACTTGTCAGCGGACGCGGTGCGTGAGGCCACGGTGTCGACACGGAAGGAGCCGGCCCGACGGTGACGGACAACCAGAATCTCCTCGCGGAGCAGCGGCGCTCCCTGATCCTCGACGAGGTCCGCAGGCGTGGCGGGGTACGGGTCAACGAGCTCACCCGGCGGCTCGGCGTGTCCGACATGACGGTGCGGCGCGATCTGGACGCGCTGGCCCGCCTCGGCATGGTGGAGAAGGTCCACGGCGGGGCCGTTCCGGTCGTCGAGGCGAGCACCCACGAGCCGGGGTTCGAGGCGAAGTCGTCGCTGGAGCCGACGGCGAAGGAGGACATCGCGCGGGCGGCGGCACGCTTCGCGGTGCCGGGCAGTGCCATCGCCCTGTCGGGCGGCACCACGACGTACGCCCTGGCGCACCGCCTGCTGGACGTGCCCGATCTGACGGTGGTGACCAACTCCCTGCGGGTGGCCGACGTGTTCCACGCGGCGCAGCGCCCGGGGGCGGCGGGCCCGCGCCCGGGGGCCGCGACCGTGGTGCTGACGGGCGGGGTGCGCACCCCGTCGGACGCGCTGGTCGGCCCGGTCGCCGACCAGGCGATCCGTGCCCTCCACTTCGACGTGCTCTTCATCGGAGTGCACGGGATCTCGGTCGAGGCGGGCCTGTCGACGCCCAACCTGGCGGAGGCCGAGACCAACCGGCGTCTGGTGGGAGCCGCCCGGCGGGTCGTGGTGGTGGCCGATCACACCAAGTGGGGCACGGTGGGGCTGAGTTCGTTCGCCGGGCTGGCCGACGTGGACACGCTGGTGACGGACACGGGGCTGTCGGCGGCGGCTCGCGCCGAGGCCGCCGAGCACCTTCCGGCGCTCGTCGTGGCCGGGGAGCCGGCCGAGGACTCCCCCGGCGCGGACGGCGGGCCGCCGGGACGGGCCGGGAGCGGGGACGGCGGGGCCGGCGGGGAAGCGGACGGGGAGGGCTGAGCCGGTGGCCGTCTTCCGGATCGGGCGTACGACGGAGCTGACCGCGGCCGAGTGCTGGCGGCGTGTGACGGACTGGCCGGCCCACGCCGCCGGGGTGCCGCTGACCTCGGTCTCGGTGACGACGCCCGGACCCGCGGGCGTGGGGACGGTGTTCGTGGCCCGTACCGGTGCGGGCGGGCTGGGGTTCGACGACCCGATGGAGGTCGTCCGCTGGGAGCCGCCCGCCGCCGGCCGCCCCGGGGTGTGCCGGCTGGAGAAGCGCGGCCGGGTGGTGACGGGGTGGGCGGAGATCGAGGTCCGTCCGTCGGCCGCCGGCTCGGTGGTGCTGTGGGTGGAGGACCTGCGGGTGCGGGGGCTGCCGCGCGCCGCGGACCCCCTGCTGGCGAGCGTCGGCCGGGTGGTCTTCGGCGCGGCCCTCGACGGGCTGCTGTCGGGCCGCTCCGGGAGCCGGGGCCGCTGACCCGGGCCGGGGCCGTCGGACGCCCCGGGGTGCGGGGCGGTCTCAGCAGGGCCACTCGCCCGTGTCGAGGAAGGCCTCGATCGCGGTCGTGTAGGGACGGATGTCCAGCCCCTGGTCGGCGAGCCAGGTGTCCGAGTAGTACTTGTCGAGGTAGCGGTCGCCCGGATCGCAGATCAGGGTGACGACGCTGCCCCGCTCCCCCTTGCCGAGCATCTCGGCGACGATCTTCAGGGCGCTCCACAGTCCGGTGCCGGTCGAGCCGCCCGCGCGGCGCCCGATGGCCTTCTCCAGGGTCCGCACCGCCGCGATGCTGGCCGCGTCGGGGACCTTCATCATCCGGTCGATGGCGCCGGGCACGAAGCTCGGCTCCATACGGGGCCGTCCGATGCCCTCGATGCGGGAGCCGCAGTCGCTGCGGGCGTCCGGGTCGTGGCGCGTCCAGCCGTCGAAGAAACAGGAGTTCTCCGGGTCGGGGACGCAGATCCGGGTGTCGAACTGCATGTAGTGCACGTAGCGCGCGATGGTGGCCGACGTGCCGCCGGTGCCGGCGGTCGCCACGATCCACGCGGGCTCGGGGTACCGCTCCAGACGCAGCTGCTGGTACACGGACTCGGCGATGTTGTTGTTGCCGCGCCAGTCGGTGGCGCGTTCCGCGTAGGTGAACTGGTCCATGTAGTGGCCGCCGGTGCGTTCGGCCAGGAGCGCGGACTCCTCGTACATGCCGCGCGGGTCGTCGACGAAGTGGCACTGCCCGCCGTGGAATTCGATGAGCCGGATCTTCTCGGGGCTCGTGGTGCGCGGCATGACGGCGACGAAGGGGACGCCGATGAGCTTGGCGAAGTACGCCTCCGAGACGGCGGTGGAGCCGCTGGACGCCTCGATGACCGGCTTGCCCGGCCGGATCCATCCGTTGCACAGGCCGTACAGGAACAGGGAGCGGGCGAGGCGGTGCTTGAGGCTGCCCGTGGGGTGGGTGGACTCGTCCTTGAGGTAGAGGTCGATGCCCCAGTCGTCGGGGAGCGGGAAGCGCAGCAGGTGGGTGTCGGCGGACCGGTTGGCGTCCGCCTGGACCTTGCGGACGGCTTCTTTCAGCCAGCTGCGGTAGCGGGCGTCGCTGCGGTCGACGTCCACGGTGGCGACCGGACGCCCGCCGTCCGCCCCGCCGGCGCGCCCGGCGGACGCGTGGTGCGGTCCGGGTGCCGTCACCGGATTCTCACTCGTGCTCATCTGTGCCGTTCCTTGCCTGGGCCACCAGAGGTCCCGTACGGCCCCCTGAGCCAACAGTAAGCCCCTCACCTGGGCAAACGTTCACTTTGGGCATCCATAGGCGGGACTTGTGGCCGATGTGCGCCAGGCGTACTGGCGCTCGGGGGTCCGCATGTGCAGACTTCCTGTTGGAAACGCTGCAAGGGGGGCGGACATCATGTCGACCGCGGAGTCTGACTTCAGTGCCACGGGCGTGCGCATCGAGCGCTGGCCCCGTTCGCTGACCCGGGCCGGACAGGTGCGGATCAAGGACGGCCGGCTGGCTCTGCTGACCAGTTACGGCCGCATCATCGACAGCGCGCCGGTGCGCGCGGTCACGGCCGGCAGGCCGTGGTTCGCCGGGGACGACAGCACCGTGGCGACGGTGAACGGCCGCCGCTACCGCCTCACGATGGGCCAGCGCGGCCGCAGGCCGGACGCGAAGCTGCTCGCCGGGCGCTTCCTCGACGCGGTGCGCGGGGCGGGCGGCGGCAAGGCCTGACGGGCGCGCGCCGGAAGGCCGCGGTTGCGGGCCCGACGGCCGTGGTCCACGCTGGTTCCACATCACTCAGGGTTCACCGGCGGTCACGCTGCGATCCAGCCCCGCCGGCCTGTTCAGCAGGCGGCCGACTGCTGGATCTCTTGTCTCGTCTTCTTCCGGACTATTTCGGGGAGTCGCAGCCGTGATCAGCCAGCCCAGCAGGCACTGCACGGTGGAGCTCCAGGCCCTGCCGTCGCGGATCGGTCAGGTCCGCAGAATCATCTCTGCGCAACTGCGCTACTGGCATCTCGATCCTCTGATCGACCATGCCGCGCTCGGTGTCACCGAGCTGCTGACCAATGTCCACCGGCACGCGTCGCCGGACAAGAGGTGCACCGTGGACGTCGAGCTGCTGCTCGACCGGCTCACGGTCTCCGTCCAGGACCACGACCCGCGCCTTCCGACCGTCTTCGACGCGGACTCGTCCTCCACCCACGGGCGCGGTCTCGCCCTGATCGCCGCCGTCAGCGAGAGCTGGGGCGTGCGGCCGCGGGGCGGGGCGGGGAAGGTCGTCTGGTTCACCCTTCCGGCGGATCCGCCGGTGGTGTCCCTGTCCGCCTACCCCGCCGTGTACGGGGCGACCACGACCGGCCCGCTGCCGAAGCTGCCCGAGGTGGTCATCGAGCGGGCGGCGACCGCCAGGTCGGCCGTCGCCGGCTGACCCGTCGCCGGCCGACCCGGCAACGGGAGACGGGAGCGGCGGGCCGGACACGTTCCGGCCCGCCGCCCCACGTCCGGGCCTGTGCGCCGTCCGGAAACCGCCCCCCTCTGTACCTACTGGTATGTACAGTGCCGCCATGAGCACTCCGGAACGGCTGATCTCCGCCACCCGTGAACTGCTGTGGGAGCGGGGCTACGTGGGCACCAGCCCCAGGGCCATCCAGCGGCTGGCCGGCGCGGGCCAGGGCAGCATGTACCACCACTTCAGCGGCAAGCCCGAGCTCGCCCTCGCCGCGATCCGCAGCACCGCGGACGAGCTGCGGTCATCGGCGGCGGGCGTGCTCGACGGGCCGGGGACGGCGTACGAGCGCATCGCGGCGTATCTGCTGCGCGAGCGGGACGTGCTGCGCGGCTGTCCCGTCGGGCGGCTCACGATGGATCCCGACGTGACGGCCGACAGGGCGCTGCGCGCGCCGGTGGACGAGACCCTGGACTGGCTGCGCGGCAGGCTCGCCGAGATCGTCGCCGAGGGCACGGCCGGGGGCGGGCTGCGGCCGGGGCTCGATCCGCAGGCCACCGCCGCGGCCGTGGCGGCGACCGTCCAGGGCGGTTACGTGCTGGCCCGCGCGAGCGGATCGCCGGAGGCCTTCGACACCGCCGTGCGGGGACTGCTCGCGCTGCTCGCACCCGACGACGAACCCGCCCCGGAGGCCTGACGGACATGCACGCCATGCAGTACGAGATCACCCTCCCCGCCGACTACGACATGGGGATCGTCCGGCGGCGGGTGGCCGCCCGCGGGCATCTCCTCGACGACTTCCCCGGCCTCGGCCTCAAGGCCTACCTGACCCGTGAACGCAGCGATGGCTCCCCGGTGAACCAGTACGCGCCGCTCTACCTGTGGAACGATCCCGAGGGCATGAACGCCTTCCTGTGGGGGCCCGGATTCCAGGGCATCGTGGACGACTTCGGCCGCCCCGAGGTGCGGAACTGGACAGGGCTCGCCTTCGCCGACGGACCGTCCGCGGCCGCCCCCGCACACACCGCGGTACGCCGCACCACGCGCATACCCGCCGAGGTGTCCCCGCGGGACGCCGTGGCAGGTGCGGTGGCGGAGACCGAGCGGCTCGCGGGGCTCGACGGCGTTCTCTGCGCCGCCCTCGCCGTCGATCCGTGCCGCTGGGAGCTGATGGAGCTGACCCTCTGGGAGCACGGCGCGCCCCGGGCCGCGGGCGAGCGCTACCGGGTGCTCCACGTCTCGGCGCCCGGACGGACGGCCCTGCGGCGCGGACGGCACTGGTGAGAGTGCCCGTCCGGCGGGCGGGTCACAGGGTGTGCTCGGAGAGAGCGCGTTCCAGGCGGCGGCGGGTCCGCGTCTCGTGGACGATCCGGCCGGCGATCGCCCCGCCGTAGACCACGACACCGACGCCGACGAGCCACGACTGGACGACGAGCACCGTGCCGAACGGGCCGTAGGTCACCGCGTTCGAGGCGATCAGCGGCGAGAAGACGAGCTGCGAGAAGACCCGCAGGCCCAGCATGGCGAGCGCGGTCAGCACCGCGCCGGGCAGCAGGGCCCGCCAGCGCACCCGGCCGCCCAGCAGCAGCCGTTGCGAGGCCCAGAAGAACAGGAAGGTGCCGATCAGGTCGGCGGCCGCGGTCACCGCCGACACCAGGGCCGAGCCCGGCTCCGGGGTGTTGACGAACGTCATGAGGAAGAGGATCAGCAGCGCCAGCCACACCACATGGCGCCACATGGTGTGCCAGCGTGCGGTGGGCAGGTCCCACACCTTCTCGTAGCCGGTCTGGACCGCGGACCCGAAGGTCAGCCCGAAGACGGCCAGGGCGGCCAGACCGAAGGCGGTGGTGCGCTGGAGCGCCTGTCCGGGCATGCCGAACAGTTCCTCGACCTCCTGCTGGGACTCCTTCGAGACGCCGAGGGCCTGGACGAGCCAGCGCGCGAAGCCCTGGGCGCTGACCGGGTCGGCGGCCGCGACGACGACGAGCAGCGGGACGAGGGTGAGGAAGCCGAGCGCGGCGAATCCCATCGCCCGGTGCATCAGCTCCATCTCCCGGCCCCGGTTCCACGCGAGTCCGGCCGGTGACTCGGCCATCCTGCGGTGCAGCTCGTCGAACCGCTGCCTGCGCCGCGGGCCGGACGGTGTCTCGCTCATACGGCCTCGACTACCCGGTGCGGGCCCCGCGTTCCGCCGCCGCTGCGCCGGACGGGTGGCCCGCGCCGGGGCACGGGCGGGCCGGGAGCCGGTCAGGCGAGGGCGGCCAGCGGGTCGTCGAGGACCGGCTGCCAGGCCAGCTCGGCCGCCCCGACCAGGCTGTTGTGGTCGAGGGTGCACGGCAGGATCGGCACTCCCCCGCTGCGTCCCCACAGGCTGCGGTCGGCGACGACGGCCCGCAGGCGCTCCGGGTCGGCCTCCAGCAGCTCGCGGTGGAGGCCGCCCAGGATGATGCGGTCCGGGTTGAGGATGTTCACCAGGCCGGCGAGCCCGAGGCCGAGGCGGTCGATCAGCTGCTCGGCGGCGGTGCGCACGCCCGGGTCGGCGTACTCGGCGCGCAGCATGTCGCGGGCCTGCTGGAGGAGGGAGACCTCGGGGCCCGGCTCGCGCCCGGCGGCGGTGAGGAAGGCCAGCGGGTCGGCCTCGACGTCGAGGCAGCCGCGGCTGCCGCAGTGGCAGGGCCGGCCCTCGGGGCTGACCGTGAGGTGGCCGACCTCCAGCGCCAGCCCGGAACTGCCGCTGTGCAGGCGCCCGTCGAGGACGAGCGCGCCGCCGACGCCCCGGTGCCCGGTGGCGACGCACAGCAGGTCCTGGGCACCGCGTCCGGCCCCGTGGCGGTGCTCGGCCAGGGCGGCGAGATTGACGTCGTTGCCGGTGAAGGCGGGGCCGGTGATGCCGGCGGCGGCAACCTGCGCGGCGAAGATGTCGCGCACCGGGGCGCCGGCCGGCCAGGCGAGGTGCAGCGGGTTGAGGGCCGTGCCCTCCGGTTCGGCCACGGCCGACGGCACGGCGAGGCCCGCGCCGAGGCAGCGCCGGCCACTGGCGCGCAGCAGCTCGGCTCCGGCGGCGACGACCTCGCCGAGCACCTGTGCCGGGTCGGCCTGGACGGTGGTGCTGCCGGGGGCGGTGGCGACGGTCCGGCCGCCGAGGCCGACGAGCGAGGCCCGGAAGCCGTCGGGGTGGACCTGTGCGGCGAGCACGACGGGGCCGTGCTCGTCGACCGCGAGCCGATGGGAGGGGCGGCCCTGTGATCCGGCGGCGGCTCCGGGCCGCGAGTCGACGCGGATGAGTCCGAGCGCTTCGAGTTCGGCGGCGACGGCACCGGCGGTGGCGCGGGTGACGCCCAGTTCGGCCGTGAGGACCGCGCGCGTGGGTGCACGGCCGGTGTGAACCAGTTCCAGGGCGGGGCCGAGCGCGCTGCGGCCCCTCTCCAGTCTCGTCCGGGTGGTCGTCGCCTTGCCGTTCATGAGGGCGAGTCTCCCATGATCCGCCAGGCCCGTCGGCCGCCTTGTACCCGAAGGGCCTCAGGCCCTATTCTGAGTTTGTGCCGCTTCTAAACAAACTACGGACGGCCGTTCCGGGGGGTCCCGGCGGAAACACCGCCTCCTCCTCCCTGTCCCGCGTCCGCACCGCCCTCACCGTCTTCTTCGCCCTCGACGGCTTCCTCTTCGCCGGCTGGGTCGTCCGCATCCCCGCGATCAAGCAGCAGACCGGCGCCTCCGCCAGCGACCTCGGTCTCGCCCTGCTCGGCGTCTCCGCCGGCGCCGTCGTCACCATGACCCTCACCGGCCGGCTGTGCCGCCGCTACGGCAGCCCGGCCGTGACGGTGGTGAGCGCGGTCCTGCTCTCGCTGAGCATGGCGCTGCCCCCGCTGACCCACTCGGCGCTCGCCCTCGGACTGGTGCTGCTGGTCTTCGGGGCGGCCTACGGCGGCATCAACGTGGCGATGAACAGTGCGGCGGTCGACCTGGTCGCGGCGCTCCGGCGGCCCGTGATGCCCGGCTTCCACGCGGCGTTCAGCCTCGGCGGCATGCTCGGCGCCGGGCTCGGCGGCCTCGTGGCCGGCGGCCTGTCGCCCACCGTCCACCTGATGGCGCTGACCGCCGTCGGCCTCGGTGTCACCGCGCTCGCGGGCCCGGCGCTGCTGGCCCACCGGACGCGCGCCCCCGGGACGCCGTCCGGCGCCGCCCCCGCACCGGCCCGGCTCACCGGCCGCACCCGCAGGCTGGTGCTGCTCTTCGGCGTGATCGCCCTGTGCACCGCGTACGGGGAAGGGGCGATGGCCGACTGGAGCGCACTGCACCTGGAGCAGGACCTCCACGCCCACCCCGGTGTCGCCGCCGCGGGCTACTCGCTCTTCGCCCTGGCGATGACCGCCGGCCGGCTCAGCGGCACGCTGCTGCTGGAGCGGCTGGGCCAGACCCGCACCCTCGTCCTGGGCGGCGCCACCGCCGCGGCGGGCATGCTGCTGGGCGCGCTCGCTCCCACGGTGTGGGCGGCCCTCGCCGGGTTCGCCGTCGCCGGTCTCGGGCTCGCCAACATCTTCCCGGTGGCCGTCGGCAGGGCGGGCGCCCTCGCCGGACCCGCCGGTGTCGCGGCGGCGTCCACGCTCGGCTACGGCGGGATGCTGCTCGGCCCGCCCGCGATCGGCTTCCTCGCCGACTGGTTCTCCCTCCCGGCGGCCCTGACCACGGTCGCGCTGCTGTCCGGCGGGGCGGCGGTGATCGCCTACGCGGCGCGGCACGCCTCCGCCCCGGGCGCCGAGGTGACCCGCCACGAGCCGGTCCCGGAGCCGGTCGCCGGCGGCACGGAGCAGGCGCGGGCGGCCGTCGGGCAGGGCTGAGCACGGGCAGGGGCACGGGCAGGGAGGCGCCTGAGTAGCCGTACTCAGGCGCGTCCACCCGGACGGGCGCACCATGGAAGGCACCACGACCATGGGGGAGAAGGCCATGAACGCCCGACTGACCGCGCTCGCACGACTGACCTTCGGCAACCTCGCCTCCCGGATCTATCTGGGGCTGGTCGCCGCGGCGGCCGTCTTCGTCGCCGTCGACACCGCGTTCGTCCACCACGACGACGCCTCGATGGCAGGGATCTGGCTGTTCCTGCTGGCCGCGCCGTCGATCTTCGGACTGATGGCCCTGGGCACCCTCTTCGGCGAGGGCGTCGCGGAGTCCGCGGCGTTCCTCTATCCGGCGCTGGTGGCGGCGGTGCTGATCCAGGCGTGCGCGCTGGGCATGTTCGTACGGCTGCTCGGCGACACGGGCCGTCCCGCACACACCGCACGGCCGCACGGCGCCTGACGGCGCCGGGCGGGCCCGCGCCTCGGGCACGCATCAGGGGCCGGTCCCGGGCGTGATGCCCGGGACCGGCCCCTGTGCCGATGCTCCGCCGTACCGGTGCGGGTGACGTTGCCGACGCCGGCGTCGCTCCCGGCGCGGGTGCCGGCTAGGCCTTGTCTGACACATCCCGCCTGGCGCGCGACGCCCGGCACGCACCCTCGCTGCGTTGTCGGAGTCATCCGAGTACACCCAGTACGAGGATGATCCTCCGCCTTGCGATCGCACGCACCGGACGCCGCGCGCCCCGCCCTTCGGGCGGACGGCGCCATTTGTCGGACAATGCCTAGGTTCTGTCCGGCGGATCATGTGACTTTCCGACCGGTCGCTCGTTGGTT
It encodes the following:
- a CDS encoding right-handed parallel beta-helix repeat-containing protein gives rise to the protein MAQGTVQVTHTGTSRWRRRTGEYASLAAALEAAGDGDVLTVAPGTYRENLVLSRAVTLRGPEGSAAGSVRIAPADGVPLTVRASATVLDLHIEGQDSAAPALLVEDGTAELADLRIVTRSAAGIEVRGASRPTVRRCTVDNPAGVGIAVLDGAGGVFEECEVVSAGQSGVSVRGGAHPRLERCRVHHASGAGLSVTGEGSGLEALGCEIYEVKGTGVQVTSRAAAHLTDSTVHRTSSDGVTLDTDAVLTLSDCDIHDIPENAVDLRSRSVLTLTRSTVRRFGRNGLSVWDPGTRVDANQCEIHDSTGDYPAVWVSDGATAVLDACRIHDVPDALFVLDRGSRADVVDSDLSQVRNTAVSVSDGATAQLDDCRIREVSTGAWFRDHGSGGTLANCTVDGAQTGVIVTKGADPLIERCTVSGPAEAGFYVSAEGRGTFRGCRVTGSGGYGFHVMDGCRTTLSRCRTERCARGGYEFGEDDGPLVEECTSDESGTLRPGPERVPAVQTAPVSPGLLTAVPVQSPAAPAPAAAPAPAGEPARSPDAVLGELDALVGLDSVKREVRTLTNMIEVGRRRQEAGLKAASVRRHLVFTGSPGTGKTTVARLYGEILASLGVLERGHLVEVSRVDLVGEHIGSTAIRTQEAFERARGGVLFIDEAYALSPEDSGRDFGKEAIDTLVKLMEDHRDAVVVIVAGYTAEMDRFLTVNPGVASRFSRTITFRDYEAEELLRIVGQQAEEHEYRLSEGTAEALLKYFAALPKGPAFGNGRTARQTFESMVERHAVRVSALPETSTDDLTLLYAEDLPELS
- a CDS encoding DeoR/GlpR family DNA-binding transcription regulator, translated to MTDNQNLLAEQRRSLILDEVRRRGGVRVNELTRRLGVSDMTVRRDLDALARLGMVEKVHGGAVPVVEASTHEPGFEAKSSLEPTAKEDIARAAARFAVPGSAIALSGGTTTYALAHRLLDVPDLTVVTNSLRVADVFHAAQRPGAAGPRPGAATVVLTGGVRTPSDALVGPVADQAIRALHFDVLFIGVHGISVEAGLSTPNLAEAETNRRLVGAARRVVVVADHTKWGTVGLSSFAGLADVDTLVTDTGLSAAARAEAAEHLPALVVAGEPAEDSPGADGGPPGRAGSGDGGAGGEADGEG
- a CDS encoding SRPBCC family protein is translated as MAVFRIGRTTELTAAECWRRVTDWPAHAAGVPLTSVSVTTPGPAGVGTVFVARTGAGGLGFDDPMEVVRWEPPAAGRPGVCRLEKRGRVVTGWAEIEVRPSAAGSVVLWVEDLRVRGLPRAADPLLASVGRVVFGAALDGLLSGRSGSRGR
- a CDS encoding PLP-dependent cysteine synthase family protein, whose protein sequence is MSTSENPVTAPGPHHASAGRAGGADGGRPVATVDVDRSDARYRSWLKEAVRKVQADANRSADTHLLRFPLPDDWGIDLYLKDESTHPTGSLKHRLARSLFLYGLCNGWIRPGKPVIEASSGSTAVSEAYFAKLIGVPFVAVMPRTTSPEKIRLIEFHGGQCHFVDDPRGMYEESALLAERTGGHYMDQFTYAERATDWRGNNNIAESVYQQLRLERYPEPAWIVATAGTGGTSATIARYVHYMQFDTRICVPDPENSCFFDGWTRHDPDARSDCGSRIEGIGRPRMEPSFVPGAIDRMMKVPDAASIAAVRTLEKAIGRRAGGSTGTGLWSALKIVAEMLGKGERGSVVTLICDPGDRYLDKYYSDTWLADQGLDIRPYTTAIEAFLDTGEWPC
- a CDS encoding ATP-binding protein, which translates into the protein MISQPSRHCTVELQALPSRIGQVRRIISAQLRYWHLDPLIDHAALGVTELLTNVHRHASPDKRCTVDVELLLDRLTVSVQDHDPRLPTVFDADSSSTHGRGLALIAAVSESWGVRPRGGAGKVVWFTLPADPPVVSLSAYPAVYGATTTGPLPKLPEVVIERAATARSAVAG